From Triticum aestivum cultivar Chinese Spring chromosome 4A, IWGSC CS RefSeq v2.1, whole genome shotgun sequence, a single genomic window includes:
- the LOC123086807 gene encoding tetrapyrrole-binding protein, chloroplastic: MHPYKTTEIHNFSQHRGRAHRHRQAVDHAPTASASGLPSRTAATTKCNQSPDKTPSTPLSAFPSLSSAPLHPSSAASSPAGQPAMANASLQSFLPQHHHSFLSSATHDGSPPALLKLTTTTASNSISFKLFASGSSSVTTTANSPAPTPAATTSPPTPSLELLGQQLAAGDYRQADETTRALLIVLAGEAARRRGYVFFSEVQFISVEDLRAVDALWLEHSGGRFGYSVQRRVWEKSLREFTRFFIRIGWMKKLDTEVEQFNYRAFPDEFIWELTDDTPEGHLPLTNALRGTRLLENIFTHPAFDCEEEEAAAADEEAGTGSATGQNNKDDKKSRGRSKSLTDFKPDYSF, encoded by the coding sequence ATGCACCCCTACAAAACCACGGAAATCCATAATTTTTCACAACACAGAGGAAGAGCACACAGACACAGACAAGCAGTAGACCACGCGCCCACAGCCTCAGCCTCAGGTCTCCCTTCGCGCACCGCAGCCACCACCAAGTGCAACCAATCCCCCGACAAAACCCCATCCACTCCTTTATCAGCGTTTCCCTCCCTTTCCTCCGCTCCCCTCCATCCATCCTCAGCCGCCTCTTCGCCGGCCGGCCAGCCAGCCATGGCAAATGCTTCCCTCCAGTCCTTCCTCCCCCAGCACCACCATTCTTTCCTCAGCAGCGCCACCCACGACGGCTCCCCTCCCGCGCTCCTCAAgctcaccaccaccaccgccagcaACAGCATTTCATTCAAGCTCTTCGCCAGCGGCTCCTCCTCGGTGACCACAACCGCCAACTCGCCGGCCCCGACTCCGGCGGCGACAACCTCGCCGCCCACCCCCTCGCTGGAGCTCCTGGGCCAGCAGCTGGCGGCGGGGGACTACCGGCAGGCCGACGAGACCACCCGGGCCCTCCTCATCGTCCTCGCCGGCGAGGCCGCGCGCCGCCGAGGGTACGTCTTCTTCTCGGAGGTCCAGTTCATCTCCGTGGAGGACCTGCGCGCCGTGGACGCGCTCTGGCTGGAGCACAGCGGCGGCAGGTTCGGGTACAGCGTGCAGCGCCGGGTTTGGGAGAAATCGCTGCGCGAGTTCACCCGCTTCTTCATCAGGATCGGGTGGATGAAGAAGCTGGACACCGAGGTGGAGCAGTTCAACTACAGGGCCTTCCCGGACGAGTTCATCTGGGAGCTCACCGACGACACGCCGGAGGGCCACCTGCCCCTCACCAACGCCCTCAGGGGCACGCGACTCCTGGAGAACATCTTCACCCACCCCGCCTTCGACTGCGAGGAAGAGGAGGCAGCTGCAGCAGATGAGGAGGCTGGCACGGGCAGTGCCACTGGTCAGAATAACAAGGATGACAAGAAAAGCAGGGGGAGGTCAAAGAGTTTGACAGATTTCAAGCCCGACTACTCCTTTTAA